A window from Kovacikia minuta CCNUW1 encodes these proteins:
- a CDS encoding DUF1997 domain-containing protein yields the protein MVTMQFNPAEPTATEVSEGLLHTASVISNPNTSMPEELPHSGIEPTKFYSHFVDSMEMHADVETVAKYFDDHHAWFTRCAHPMMVEPLGKNGYALIIGRFGSFGYEVEPRIGLDLLPQNQGVYRIETIPIPDYETTGYEVDFRAAMELVELVAHEPTEQLLQDGKPPEKTTRVQWDLNLTVIIQFPRFINALPKALIQSTGDRVLRQIVRQVSHRLTRKVLEDFHTTYNVPIPKHSRRWFFHKHEGE from the coding sequence ATGGTCACTATGCAGTTCAATCCGGCTGAACCAACCGCTACTGAAGTTTCTGAAGGTTTGCTGCATACAGCATCCGTCATCTCAAACCCAAACACATCAATGCCTGAGGAATTGCCCCATAGCGGGATTGAACCAACCAAGTTTTACAGCCATTTTGTTGACAGTATGGAAATGCATGCTGATGTGGAAACAGTGGCGAAATATTTTGATGACCACCATGCCTGGTTCACCCGTTGTGCCCACCCAATGATGGTAGAACCCTTAGGGAAGAATGGCTATGCACTCATCATCGGTCGATTTGGCTCTTTTGGTTACGAAGTAGAGCCAAGGATTGGTCTTGACCTCCTGCCTCAGAACCAGGGGGTTTACCGAATTGAAACAATTCCCATTCCAGATTATGAAACGACGGGTTATGAGGTAGATTTTCGGGCAGCGATGGAATTGGTGGAACTGGTAGCACACGAGCCGACAGAACAATTACTCCAGGATGGGAAACCGCCTGAAAAAACAACACGAGTTCAGTGGGATCTGAATCTAACCGTAATTATTCAATTTCCCCGATTTATCAACGCCTTGCCAAAAGCCCTGATCCAGAGCACGGGCGATCGGGTACTGCGGCAAATTGTCCGTCAGGTTTCCCACCGTCTCACCCGTAAAGTTCTGGAAGATTTTCATACCACCTACAACGTCCCAATTCCCAAACATTCGCGACGCTGGTTCTTTCACAAGCACGAGGGGGAGTAG
- a CDS encoding DUF4079 domain-containing protein, with the protein MRSPESIKIWSQFFHPVMMWVLFILTTYALYLGIKVRRTRSAEGEAKKELIKGKYNVKHHQIGAVLLALMVVGSIGGMAVTYLVNGKLFVTSHLLAGLVMTGLIAVSASLTPFMQKGADWARYSHIFLNVSLLGLFGWQAVTGMEIVQKIISKL; encoded by the coding sequence TTGAGATCCCCTGAGTCTATTAAAATCTGGAGCCAGTTCTTTCACCCCGTCATGATGTGGGTTTTGTTTATTCTTACGACCTATGCGCTTTATTTGGGTATCAAGGTGCGCCGTACTCGTTCCGCTGAAGGAGAGGCAAAAAAGGAACTGATTAAAGGGAAATACAACGTCAAGCACCATCAAATTGGTGCCGTGCTTCTGGCACTGATGGTGGTGGGTTCGATCGGCGGTATGGCAGTCACTTACTTAGTCAACGGCAAATTATTTGTCACGTCACATTTGCTGGCGGGGCTGGTTATGACGGGTCTAATTGCCGTTTCAGCTTCCCTGACTCCTTTTATGCAAAAGGGGGCAGACTGGGCACGCTATTCCCACATTTTCCTGAATGTTTCGCTTCTGGGGCTGTTTGGCTGGCAAGCAGTGACCGGGATGGAAATTGTCCAGAAGATTATCAGTAAACTTTAA
- a CDS encoding acyl-CoA thioesterase: MTTNSHEQPQLPPTVAIQNSLQHSPDNWFEYLVKAHPHHTDYAGVVWHGTYIAWMEEARVECLKSIGVEYTDLVALGCDLLVAELSIRYHQPVLMGMSVVVKTRMAHMEGVRINWDYQIQSIDGQNQFITALVALVAVDREKGKIMRQLPPTVKDVLVKLAGSR; the protein is encoded by the coding sequence ATGACAACGAACTCTCACGAACAACCCCAATTACCCCCAACCGTAGCGATTCAAAACTCACTTCAACATTCTCCAGACAACTGGTTTGAGTATCTGGTAAAAGCCCATCCTCACCATACCGATTACGCTGGTGTGGTGTGGCATGGTACCTACATTGCCTGGATGGAAGAAGCCAGAGTAGAGTGCTTGAAATCAATCGGGGTTGAGTACACCGATCTGGTCGCCCTGGGGTGTGATCTTCTAGTTGCAGAACTTTCGATTCGCTACCACCAACCCGTTTTGATGGGGATGTCAGTGGTTGTGAAAACCCGCATGGCGCACATGGAGGGAGTCCGGATCAATTGGGACTATCAGATTCAATCGATCGACGGGCAGAACCAATTTATCACTGCCCTGGTTGCCCTGGTGGCAGTAGACCGGGAGAAGGGAAAAATTATGCGCCAGTTGCCCCCCACGGTTAAGGATGTATTAGTGAAATTGGCGGGAAGTCGTTGA
- a CDS encoding universal stress protein yields the protein MIEKILLADSGTGHSEEMLKALLDIPSIQRANVTVLHVVPPQVTAEAMTDKWEAGRRFLANVIQSLKLDPSHVNAMLRQGEPKDVVLKVADEIDADLIIMGSRGLQRIVSILENSVSQYVFQLSSRPMLLVKDDIYVKKINRVMVAVDKSDAAKDSLKLALFLLRDIKGGQLILTHVDPDSAHKGRELTGAEAERDPVLSAAIAEAKRMGVSYRCISTTGKPGEELCRIAAEVNADLLVLGSPDRRPSIAKALPDLDRLLGSSLSDYVRVHANCPVLLSRATA from the coding sequence ATGATAGAAAAAATTCTCCTGGCTGACTCCGGCACTGGACATTCCGAAGAAATGCTCAAAGCGCTCCTGGATATCCCTTCAATTCAACGGGCGAACGTTACCGTACTCCACGTTGTTCCCCCCCAGGTTACCGCCGAAGCAATGACGGATAAATGGGAAGCAGGGCGGCGCTTTCTGGCAAATGTCATTCAATCCCTTAAGCTAGACCCTAGTCACGTCAATGCGATGCTGCGCCAGGGCGAACCCAAGGATGTAGTACTCAAGGTTGCCGATGAAATTGACGCTGACCTGATCATCATGGGGTCGAGAGGCTTACAGCGAATTGTTTCAATTCTAGAAAACTCGGTCAGCCAATACGTTTTCCAACTGTCCTCCCGCCCCATGCTCCTGGTCAAGGATGACATCTATGTGAAAAAAATCAACCGGGTGATGGTTGCGGTAGACAAATCGGACGCCGCCAAGGATAGCCTCAAACTGGCATTGTTTTTACTCCGAGACATTAAAGGCGGACAACTCATCCTGACTCACGTTGATCCAGATTCTGCCCATAAGGGGCGCGAGTTGACCGGGGCTGAAGCAGAACGAGATCCGGTGTTATCGGCTGCGATCGCTGAGGCAAAACGGATGGGCGTCTCCTACCGCTGTATTTCCACCACAGGTAAACCCGGCGAAGAACTTTGTCGAATTGCGGCAGAAGTAAACGCTGATTTGCTGGTACTGGGTTCTCCTGACCGCCGCCCCTCGATCGCCAAAGCACTGCCCGACCTCGATCGTCTCTTAGGCTCATCCCTTTCGGATTACGTGCGGGTGCATGCCAACTGTCCGGTTCTGCTATCCCGTGCCACAGCATAG
- a CDS encoding pentapeptide repeat-containing protein, giving the protein MRTLDWCYQVLELKPGASLEEVNQAYKDLVFIWHPDRIPQDNPRLLQKAQEKLKELNYARDRLRANRSSTTTKTTQPNRHYYKPYPRPHDFYQSSHQANHQTSARQTPSTHNQSRSSAQASSSQASPQTQAPSHSRSQTQIHQPEPPPTAYSQPISQTAKHPDLSGADLSGANLKEKDLSGRNLSQANLSNANLSDAFLHRVNLSEANLHRANLFRANLLQANLRKANLRETNLIGADLSGADLSEADLSGAKIGFTDRVMVKLTGANLSGAILPDGTVHE; this is encoded by the coding sequence ATGAGAACTTTAGATTGGTGCTATCAAGTCCTGGAACTAAAGCCTGGGGCATCTCTGGAGGAGGTGAACCAGGCTTATAAGGATCTGGTGTTCATTTGGCACCCTGATCGCATCCCCCAGGACAATCCTCGCCTGTTGCAAAAAGCTCAGGAAAAGCTAAAGGAGTTGAACTACGCCCGCGATCGATTACGGGCAAATCGCTCTTCCACCACCACCAAAACCACTCAACCCAATCGCCATTATTACAAGCCCTACCCCCGTCCCCACGATTTTTATCAATCATCCCACCAAGCCAATCATCAAACCTCTGCTCGTCAGACCCCATCAACGCACAATCAATCCCGTTCTTCCGCGCAGGCCTCCTCTTCCCAGGCATCGCCTCAAACACAGGCTCCGAGCCATTCCCGATCCCAGACTCAAATCCACCAACCCGAACCCCCACCCACTGCCTACTCCCAACCCATCTCACAGACGGCTAAACATCCCGACCTGAGCGGGGCTGACCTGAGTGGGGCAAATCTGAAGGAGAAGGATCTTTCAGGACGGAACCTGAGTCAGGCAAATTTAAGTAACGCTAACCTTAGCGATGCTTTTCTACATCGAGTGAATTTGAGTGAGGCAAATTTGCACCGGGCAAATTTATTTCGGGCAAACCTGTTGCAAGCCAATCTTAGAAAAGCCAACCTGCGGGAAACGAATCTGATTGGGGCAGATCTCAGTGGTGCCGACCTGAGCGAGGCAGATCTCAGTGGTGCCAAAATTGGCTTCACCGATCGGGTCATGGTGAAGTTAACAGGCGCTAACCTCTCTGGGGCGATTTTGCCTGATGGTACGGTGCATGAATAG
- a CDS encoding AAA family ATPase, giving the protein MARAWKMPLLKLDTSRLYDKYVGESEKNFRQAIALAESMSPTVLWIDEIEQTLGGSTSSDSDGGLSRRLFGSFLTWMQEKSQEVFVIATANDLSQLPPELLRKGRFDEIFFVDLPDDRERTVILQIHLTRHRQAPQNLDLVALVKAMDGFSGAEIEQAVIASLYRSLYLQKPLDTTILLETVKSTVPLSVSRREDLEKLRAIAQERFVSVR; this is encoded by the coding sequence ATCGCCCGTGCCTGGAAAATGCCTTTGCTAAAGCTGGATACCAGCAGACTCTACGACAAATATGTGGGTGAATCTGAAAAGAATTTTCGTCAGGCGATCGCCCTGGCAGAGTCCATGTCCCCGACCGTGCTGTGGATCGACGAAATTGAACAAACACTGGGCGGAAGTACCAGCAGTGATTCGGATGGAGGTCTAAGTCGGCGGTTGTTTGGCTCTTTTCTCACCTGGATGCAGGAAAAATCCCAGGAAGTTTTTGTCATTGCCACCGCAAATGACCTTTCCCAACTCCCCCCCGAACTGCTCCGCAAAGGGCGCTTTGACGAAATATTCTTTGTTGATTTACCCGACGATCGAGAACGAACCGTTATTCTGCAAATTCACCTCACCCGTCATCGCCAGGCTCCCCAAAATCTGGATCTGGTTGCCCTGGTCAAAGCAATGGATGGCTTCAGTGGCGCAGAGATTGAACAGGCAGTGATCGCCTCGCTCTACCGTTCCCTTTATTTACAAAAGCCCCTAGACACCACCATCCTCCTGGAAACCGTCAAATCGACCGTTCCCCTATCCGTTTCCCGACGCGAAGATTTGGAAAAGCTACGCGCGATCGCCCAGGAACGCTTTGTCAGTGTGCGCTAA
- a CDS encoding IS110 family RNA-guided transposase → MSSSSPVVDAVLGLDIGKTRIHGVLLCGTQALRRKAVANTVAGHQELLAWLSQQRFTQLHACLEATSTYGHAIAKQLHHAGYGVTIANPQAVHAYAQSRLSRTKTDAADARLIAEYCRDLKPELWQPPAPEVEVLQNLMRRVQALEQMIGQETNRLETAPPELVSEINTHITFMEDQLKALRDKIRTHIDQFPGLKRQHELLDSIPGIGPHTAALILAEIGSWQHFASARQLAAYAGLTPQEKTSGTSIHGKPRLCKLGNARLRKALFLPALCLLRWSKPIQAWRAQLLQRHKTKRQVVGAVMHKLIRWIYGVLHANKPFDAQVCFPTSST, encoded by the coding sequence ATGTCATCGTCGTCCCCTGTCGTTGATGCTGTATTGGGTTTAGACATTGGCAAAACACGGATTCATGGGGTGTTGCTCTGTGGCACCCAAGCGCTTCGACGCAAAGCGGTCGCCAACACAGTTGCTGGGCACCAAGAATTGCTCGCTTGGTTGAGCCAGCAACGCTTTACCCAGTTACATGCCTGTCTCGAAGCCACCAGCACCTATGGGCATGCCATCGCCAAGCAGTTGCATCACGCCGGGTATGGCGTGACGATTGCCAATCCCCAAGCGGTCCATGCTTATGCCCAGAGTCGCTTGAGTCGCACCAAGACCGATGCGGCTGATGCTCGCTTAATTGCCGAATACTGCCGTGACCTGAAGCCTGAGCTTTGGCAACCACCGGCCCCTGAGGTGGAAGTGTTGCAAAATCTGATGCGACGGGTGCAGGCCCTCGAGCAGATGATTGGACAGGAAACCAATCGCCTCGAAACGGCTCCCCCTGAGTTGGTAAGCGAGATTAATACTCACATCACCTTTATGGAAGACCAACTCAAAGCCTTGCGAGACAAGATTCGAACCCATATCGACCAATTCCCCGGTCTCAAACGGCAACACGAATTGCTCGATTCGATTCCTGGTATTGGTCCTCACACCGCGGCCCTGATTCTCGCAGAAATCGGCAGTTGGCAGCACTTTGCTTCGGCTCGGCAGTTGGCGGCTTACGCCGGACTCACGCCCCAGGAAAAAACCTCTGGCACATCGATTCACGGCAAGCCCAGGCTGTGCAAACTTGGTAATGCCCGCTTACGCAAAGCCCTGTTTCTCCCAGCCCTGTGCCTTTTACGCTGGAGCAAGCCGATTCAAGCTTGGCGCGCACAACTCCTCCAGCGCCACAAAACTAAGCGTCAAGTCGTCGGGGCCGTGATGCATAAGCTGATTCGCTGGATTTACGGGGTTCTGCACGCCAATAAACCTTTTGACGCCCAGGTCTGCTTCCCGACCTCATCGACTTGA